From one Bacillus sp. Marseille-P3661 genomic stretch:
- a CDS encoding glycosyltransferase, with product MPKAMHLNLRVDPTQYIPQIREVPGYDYIHLVRQPKYMTDMSLLNEKVHYLNEIFSPVEFIKKNKVSLLHAHHGQLGILLLPFKEKTKLPLVTSIRGRDATMADQPVGYLDNMKMLFEQGEEFYPVCKYLGERINDWGCPPEKIKVLYGGVDLSKYQYRAPSIEGSQNILSVGRLVEKKGHHILMQAFKKIKDKFPKATLTIIGGGELHEYISTLASQLNLGDSFRLLNRLHKDKVRVHMANADLFCAASMVASNGDVEGIPNTLKEAMALGVPVISTDHAGIPELITHNREGFLVQENNVDQLADALEFMLNQRSMWETYTVAARDKVETMFDAKQQLQLQAHYYDQLLGGK from the coding sequence TTGCCGAAAGCTATGCATTTAAACTTAAGAGTAGACCCCACCCAATATATTCCCCAGATTCGCGAAGTACCGGGTTATGATTATATTCATCTGGTACGACAACCAAAGTATATGACAGACATGTCATTACTTAATGAAAAGGTTCATTATCTCAACGAAATATTTTCACCAGTTGAATTTATAAAGAAAAATAAGGTCTCTCTTCTACATGCCCATCACGGCCAATTAGGTATATTACTACTCCCATTTAAAGAAAAAACAAAGCTCCCGCTTGTAACAAGTATTCGGGGTAGAGATGCCACGATGGCTGACCAACCTGTTGGTTATTTGGATAACATGAAAATGCTTTTTGAACAAGGAGAAGAGTTTTACCCTGTTTGTAAATATTTAGGCGAGAGGATAAATGATTGGGGCTGTCCCCCCGAAAAAATCAAGGTCTTATATGGCGGAGTTGATTTAAGTAAATACCAATATCGCGCACCAAGTATAGAGGGATCTCAAAACATTCTTTCAGTAGGTAGATTGGTAGAGAAAAAAGGACACCATATCTTAATGCAGGCGTTTAAAAAAATAAAAGATAAATTTCCTAAAGCTACATTAACTATTATTGGCGGTGGCGAGCTTCACGAGTATATTTCAACTTTGGCGTCCCAACTAAATTTAGGCGACTCTTTTCGGTTATTAAACCGTCTTCATAAAGACAAAGTTCGCGTGCATATGGCTAACGCTGATTTATTTTGTGCGGCAAGCATGGTAGCATCCAACGGTGACGTAGAAGGAATTCCAAATACACTGAAAGAAGCAATGGCGCTTGGTGTACCAGTTATTTCAACAGACCATGCAGGTATTCCTGAATTGATCACTCATAATCGCGAAGGTTTTTTAGTACAAGAAAACAATGTAGATCAACTTGCTGATGCTCTTGAGTTTATGTTGAACCAAAGGTCAATGTGGGAAACATACACCGTTGCTGCACGGGATAAAGTTGAAACAATGTTTGATGCTAAACAACAACTTCAATTACAAGCGCACTATTATGATCAATTGTTAGGAGGTAAATAA
- a CDS encoding S8 family peptidase: MFGFSMVQMVRSNAEKLDRPLRDKILNLYKPFKWTPCFLHKFFEGTLKNTKKLSVIIEFNKGCYDVGCEEINGIMKNHFRNRISHHFSRISCCSADVTPNSLEEILSNCKHIKRVHLNREVKAFLDVAVPSANAANVVRNDVKLTGKGVKIAIIDTGIYPHQDLSGRITDFVDFINNRTEPYDDNGHGTHCAGDAAGNGMASSFKYVGPAPEANLVGVKVLDKMGSGSLETVMQGVEWCIQYNENNPTSKIDIISMSLGSTAQTFANEDADPMVQIVEEAWGSGIIVCVAAGNEGPRSSSIASPGLSDKVITVGALDDRDTMETKTDDDVANFSSRGPTIYGVTKPDILAPGVNIVSLRSPNSYLDKLQKSSRVDSDYFVLSGTSMATPICAGIAALIKQNNPNIQPYQVKNALKQGADYWSGKDPNIYGAGYINAENSIY; encoded by the coding sequence TTGTTTGGTTTTTCAATGGTTCAAATGGTAAGGTCAAATGCTGAAAAATTAGATCGACCATTACGCGATAAAATATTAAACTTATATAAGCCGTTTAAATGGACTCCTTGTTTTTTGCACAAATTTTTTGAAGGCACTTTAAAAAATACTAAAAAACTATCAGTTATTATCGAGTTTAATAAGGGCTGTTATGATGTTGGCTGCGAAGAGATAAATGGAATTATGAAAAATCACTTCCGTAATAGAATTTCCCACCACTTTTCAAGGATTTCCTGCTGTAGTGCAGACGTAACCCCTAATAGTTTAGAGGAGATTCTTTCTAATTGTAAGCATATAAAAAGGGTTCACCTAAATAGAGAAGTTAAAGCCTTTCTGGATGTTGCAGTGCCTTCAGCAAATGCAGCCAATGTAGTTAGAAATGACGTTAAGCTAACAGGTAAAGGTGTAAAAATAGCCATAATAGATACAGGGATTTATCCGCATCAGGATCTTTCAGGGAGAATTACTGATTTTGTTGATTTTATAAATAATAGAACAGAGCCGTATGATGATAACGGACATGGAACACATTGCGCTGGAGATGCAGCAGGAAACGGCATGGCTTCTTCATTTAAATATGTGGGACCAGCTCCAGAAGCGAATCTAGTAGGAGTAAAAGTTTTGGATAAAATGGGATCAGGCTCATTAGAAACAGTTATGCAAGGAGTAGAGTGGTGTATCCAATATAATGAAAATAACCCTACTAGTAAAATTGACATTATTAGCATGTCGTTAGGAAGTACAGCTCAGACTTTTGCTAATGAAGATGCCGATCCAATGGTTCAAATTGTTGAGGAAGCATGGGGATCTGGTATTATCGTGTGTGTTGCAGCTGGAAATGAAGGACCAAGAAGCAGTTCGATAGCTAGCCCGGGTCTTAGTGACAAAGTAATAACTGTTGGTGCTCTTGATGATAGGGATACAATGGAAACAAAGACTGATGATGATGTTGCTAACTTCTCTAGTAGAGGGCCGACCATCTATGGGGTAACCAAGCCAGATATTTTGGCGCCTGGTGTTAATATTGTTTCATTACGATCACCTAACTCTTACTTGGATAAATTACAAAAATCTAGTCGAGTAGATAGTGATTACTTTGTATTATCAGGTACATCGATGGCTACACCAATATGTGCTGGAATTGCTGCCTTAATTAAACAAAATAACCCTAACATACAACCATATCAAGTTAAAAACGCTTTGAAGCAGGGAGCAGACTACTGGAGTGGTAAAGATCCTAACATATACGGCGCGGGTTATATAAATGCGGAGAACTCCATTTATTAA
- a CDS encoding sensor domain-containing diguanylate cyclase has translation MYQTVANKLGHGLYMRQNNKFLWVNESFAEIFGYSKVDVQKLNYLDLIYPDDRNKLLQLVLKSYAREIEQYEIEIRGIKKDGTIIDISVTNKRIEYEGQSASIGSVIDISGRKKIELQLKKSQERYQNLVENAPVGIIVHQKGIIEYANPMALNLLGANVKSDIIGQSIYTIVHFNFKEIVTKRIESIENLGQSVPPMHQKFIRLDGREIDVEVSGIPILLNDFPAIEIMFWDVTVKKKEEELIKYRAYYDTLTDLPNRNKFQLDFAEEINKYQTFTVMYIDLEGLKEINDYYGSQAGDIVLIKIAARLSGTIGQKGLVYRMNGDEFSVVFPGQLSSKELDEISKTTHRILKQPIYTCNTTVNVSLNIGVVYYPNDGGEMDMLLRHANMAMNYAKKTNSFYKKYDF, from the coding sequence TTGTATCAGACAGTTGCAAATAAGTTAGGACATGGACTTTATATGAGACAGAACAACAAGTTTTTATGGGTAAATGAAAGCTTTGCTGAAATATTTGGATATTCAAAGGTAGATGTTCAAAAATTAAATTATCTTGATCTTATTTATCCAGACGACCGCAACAAGCTGTTACAATTAGTACTGAAATCTTATGCACGTGAAATAGAACAGTATGAAATAGAAATAAGAGGTATCAAAAAAGACGGGACAATAATTGATATTTCTGTAACGAATAAGAGAATAGAATATGAAGGCCAATCTGCTTCGATAGGTTCAGTTATCGATATAAGTGGTCGTAAGAAGATTGAATTGCAATTAAAAAAGAGCCAAGAACGTTATCAAAATCTTGTAGAAAATGCTCCTGTAGGAATAATCGTACATCAGAAAGGCATAATTGAATATGCTAACCCAATGGCGCTTAATTTACTAGGGGCCAATGTTAAAAGCGACATAATTGGGCAATCAATTTATACAATCGTTCACTTTAATTTTAAAGAAATTGTAACTAAACGAATTGAGAGTATAGAAAATTTGGGGCAATCTGTTCCACCCATGCATCAAAAATTTATCCGGTTGGATGGTAGAGAAATAGATGTGGAGGTAAGTGGAATACCTATTTTGTTAAATGATTTCCCTGCAATTGAAATCATGTTTTGGGACGTTACTGTTAAGAAAAAAGAAGAGGAATTGATCAAATATCGTGCTTATTATGATACACTTACAGATTTACCAAACCGCAACAAATTCCAATTAGACTTTGCAGAGGAAATTAACAAGTATCAAACATTCACAGTTATGTATATAGATTTGGAAGGCCTTAAGGAAATAAATGATTACTATGGTTCCCAAGCGGGTGATATAGTACTTATCAAAATTGCAGCGCGATTATCAGGAACAATCGGCCAAAAAGGATTAGTATATCGAATGAATGGCGATGAATTTTCAGTCGTGTTTCCAGGGCAACTTTCGTCTAAAGAATTAGATGAAATTTCCAAGACGACCCATCGAATATTAAAGCAACCAATTTATACTTGTAATACTACTGTTAATGTTTCTTTAAATATAGGTGTAGTTTATTACCCAAATGATGGTGGAGAAATGGATATGCTTCTTCGCCACGCAAATATGGCAATGAACTATGCGAAGAAAACCAATTCATTCTATAAGAAATATGATTTTTAA